From a single Streptomyces sp. 1331.2 genomic region:
- a CDS encoding L-rhamnose mutarotase, with translation MRRFAQTIRLRPEHREKYLELHSAVWPGVEAALHRARIRNYSIYLHGDVLFAYFEYHGEDFDADIAELEADPVTQEWWKLTDPCQEPWPDRGDSRQWTELAEVWHLGEPGEHTAG, from the coding sequence ATGAGGCGCTTCGCCCAGACCATCAGGCTCCGCCCCGAGCACCGGGAGAAGTACCTCGAACTCCACTCCGCCGTCTGGCCCGGAGTCGAGGCGGCCCTCCACCGGGCGCGGATCCGCAACTACAGCATCTACCTCCACGGCGACGTGCTGTTCGCCTACTTCGAGTACCACGGCGAGGACTTCGACGCCGACATCGCGGAACTGGAGGCCGACCCGGTGACCCAGGAATGGTGGAAGCTCACCGACCCCTGCCAGGAGCCCTGGCCCGACCGCGGCGACTCCCGCCAATGGACCGAACTCGCCGAGGTCTGGCACCTGGGCGAACCCGGCGAGCACACCGCCGGCTGA
- a CDS encoding amidohydrolase family protein: MTTPPPPGLIDAHHHLWDLDRRPQAWLDDPDLTSIRRTFTPDDLRATATREVAGRRLHGTVVVQCIPDVPETADLLALAAQDPLIDAVVGWADLRSPAIGDELDRLLAGPGGGHLRSLRHLVQGESDPHWLQRPDVERGLAALGDRGLGYDVLVRSHQLDQAIRLAERFPELPQVLDHAGKPDIAGGELGDWEGRLRQLAGHPQVVCKVSGLITEADHDTWTTADLRPVWDVLLSAFGADRLMFGSDWPVANLAGGWNRWAATVDELLDECSAEETSAILAGTATTFYRLART, encoded by the coding sequence GTGACCACCCCGCCACCCCCGGGACTCATCGACGCCCACCACCACCTGTGGGACCTCGACCGGCGCCCGCAAGCCTGGCTCGACGACCCCGATCTCACCTCGATCCGCCGCACGTTCACCCCCGATGACCTGCGCGCCACCGCCACCCGGGAGGTGGCCGGACGCCGGCTGCACGGCACGGTCGTCGTGCAGTGCATCCCGGACGTGCCCGAGACCGCGGACCTGCTCGCGCTCGCCGCCCAGGACCCGCTGATCGACGCCGTGGTCGGCTGGGCGGACCTCAGGTCCCCCGCGATCGGCGACGAGCTCGACCGGCTGCTCGCCGGACCGGGCGGCGGACACCTCCGGTCGCTGCGGCACCTGGTCCAGGGCGAGTCGGACCCGCACTGGCTGCAACGCCCCGACGTCGAGCGCGGGTTGGCGGCGCTCGGGGACCGCGGGCTGGGCTACGACGTGCTCGTCCGCAGCCACCAGCTCGACCAGGCGATCCGGCTCGCCGAACGCTTCCCGGAGCTGCCCCAGGTCCTCGACCACGCCGGCAAGCCGGACATCGCCGGCGGCGAACTGGGGGACTGGGAAGGTCGGTTGCGGCAGCTGGCCGGGCACCCCCAGGTGGTCTGCAAGGTGTCCGGACTGATCACCGAGGCCGACCACGACACCTGGACCACCGCCGACCTCCGCCCGGTCTGGGACGTCCTGCTGAGCGCCTTCGGCGCCGACCGGCTGATGTTCGGCTCGGACTGGCCGGTGGCGAACCTCGCGGGCGGCTGGAACCGCTGGGCCGCCACCGTGGACGAACTGCTCGACGAGTGCTCCGCCGAGGAGACCTCGGCGATCCTCGCGGGCACCGCGACCACCTTCTACCGCCTCGCCCGTACCTGA